One Peribacillus simplex NBRC 15720 = DSM 1321 genomic region harbors:
- a CDS encoding MerR family transcriptional regulator, with protein MEFHIKEAAARVGLPTHTLRYYEQEGLLPFVKRDDNGNRIFEEADLTWLEFIVCLRKTDIALSELRKIVELTQEGECTFALRKQIFEKHKEKMMEKQRELDIAFKKIETKIEYYDKLEKKYQEEKESVSPKA; from the coding sequence ATGGAATTTCATATAAAAGAGGCTGCTGCAAGGGTAGGTTTACCTACACATACACTTCGATATTATGAACAAGAGGGTCTTCTACCCTTTGTAAAAAGAGATGACAATGGAAATCGTATTTTTGAAGAGGCCGATTTAACGTGGTTAGAGTTTATTGTATGTTTACGGAAAACTGATATCGCTCTTTCGGAATTACGTAAGATAGTTGAGTTAACACAAGAAGGTGAGTGTACATTCGCTCTACGCAAACAGATATTTGAAAAACATAAAGAGAAAATGATGGAGAAACAAAGAGAATTGGATATAGCTTTTAAAAAAATTGAAACGAAAATAGAGTACTACGATAAATTAGAAAAGAAGTATCAAGAAGAAAAAGAAAGTGTGTCGCCTAAAGCTTAA
- a CDS encoding MFS transporter, whose product MAKRNNLLIFILAIGAFGIINTEMGVIGILPYIADHFRISVSKAGLLVSLFALTVSICGPTMPLLFSGLNRKRAMLLVLGIFVLGNIVSIFTSNFTIAIIARVIPAIFHPIYFSAAFTMAANSVHKEESPKAVAKVLIGVSAGMVLGVPVASFLASAVSFQMAMLFFAIVTAIAFIATFVFFPSMPVKERLSYGSQLSVLKKPITWLAIIAVIFLNSAVFGVYSYLAEYLKTVTNISGKSISFMLVIFGGASIIGNIIAGKLLTKDAIKSVVSYPLALGIVYIILFLMGQFTVPMAIITLVWGILAGIGTNINQYWIMSSAPEAPDFANGLFLTSVNLGTTFGTAVGGLFISGMGTQYVVLVGLLSLILSVVFILLRNYMYSPTKQLSK is encoded by the coding sequence AAATACTGAAATGGGGGTTATAGGGATATTACCCTACATTGCTGACCACTTTCGAATCAGTGTATCTAAGGCTGGGTTGTTGGTGAGTCTCTTTGCACTTACTGTTTCAATATGTGGTCCTACTATGCCGCTATTATTTTCTGGGCTAAATCGCAAGAGGGCAATGTTACTTGTACTTGGTATTTTCGTTCTGGGTAACATTGTCTCCATATTCACATCTAACTTTACCATCGCTATAATTGCTCGTGTTATTCCGGCCATTTTTCATCCAATTTATTTTTCAGCGGCTTTTACAATGGCTGCTAACTCGGTTCACAAGGAAGAATCTCCAAAAGCCGTTGCTAAGGTACTTATAGGGGTATCTGCAGGTATGGTACTTGGTGTACCAGTCGCAAGTTTTCTTGCTAGTGCAGTTTCGTTTCAAATGGCGATGTTATTCTTTGCTATTGTGACTGCTATAGCATTCATTGCTACATTTGTATTTTTCCCTTCAATGCCTGTTAAGGAAAGACTTTCTTACGGATCTCAATTAAGCGTATTAAAAAAGCCGATTACTTGGTTAGCTATTATTGCTGTCATTTTCCTAAATTCAGCAGTATTTGGGGTTTATAGTTATCTTGCTGAGTATCTTAAAACCGTTACGAATATCTCTGGGAAATCAATTAGTTTTATGTTAGTCATATTTGGTGGGGCAAGTATTATTGGAAACATTATAGCGGGGAAGTTACTTACTAAAGATGCCATCAAATCTGTTGTTTCTTATCCACTCGCATTAGGAATAGTTTACATCATATTATTCTTAATGGGACAGTTTACTGTACCTATGGCTATCATTACTTTAGTATGGGGAATATTAGCTGGTATAGGAACTAATATTAATCAATATTGGATTATGTCTTCAGCTCCCGAAGCTCCAGATTTCGCTAATGGCTTATTTTTAACATCAGTTAACCTTGGAACAACATTTGGCACTGCTGTAGGTGGATTATTTATTTCAGGAATGGGTACACAATACGTCGTATTAGTGGGATTATTATCATTAATATTGAGTGTAGTATTTATTTTACTAAGAAATTACATGTATAGTCCCACAAAACAACTATCTAAATAA
- a CDS encoding cyclophilin-like fold protein gives MKKVSLVLILTMTFALAACGSNDNNGSNTNGGDTVSNTSSNENSQDSTIDNDNLKDVRIKLTFNNEEVIVNMYDNPTSRDFLTLLPLTLTLEDHAVTEKISLLPKRLSTEDAPSGSEPSVGDFTYFSPWGNLAIFYKDFGYSNRLIKLGKIVSGTEKLAGINDDFPVKIEKIN, from the coding sequence ATGAAAAAAGTATCTCTGGTCCTCATTTTGACGATGACCTTTGCTCTCGCTGCTTGCGGCAGTAATGACAATAATGGATCTAATACTAATGGCGGTGATACTGTGAGTAATACTTCAAGCAATGAGAATAGTCAAGATTCTACAATTGATAATGATAATTTAAAAGATGTTAGGATAAAATTGACTTTTAATAACGAGGAAGTAATTGTGAACATGTATGATAATCCAACGAGTAGGGATTTTTTAACATTACTGCCATTAACATTAACATTAGAAGATCATGCAGTAACCGAAAAAATTAGTCTTCTACCAAAAAGATTATCTACAGAAGATGCACCATCAGGGAGTGAGCCTTCAGTTGGAGATTTCACTTATTTTTCCCCTTGGGGAAATTTGGCCATATTTTATAAAGATTTTGGCTATTCAAATAGACTTATTAAATTAGGTAAAATTGTATCTGGAACAGAAAAGCTTGCAGGTATCAATGATGATTTTCCAGTTAAAATTGAAAAGATTAATTAA